A window of the Helianthus annuus cultivar XRQ/B chromosome 4, HanXRQr2.0-SUNRISE, whole genome shotgun sequence genome harbors these coding sequences:
- the LOC110937715 gene encoding ankyrin repeat and zinc finger domain-containing protein 1 has product MNTAPELTSGRRATAVSSEQHTQPKRIFRSIFELPSDFFDSCRLLESSSTALIPELATTATINKENNLEEEDESTKDKSVSSSEKWTCNTCKSSFESLLDQRSHFKSDFHRINVKLTVAGKDTVKEDDFDEWTSDSLVKDFDISSISGSEDEDDRETSLRNDTNKELLGSNKRKIFVQLSNGEIVSLWKSLFLDDTVKIIFEHSKSSTMLDDVLPCVTEREMTVRLRYVAHEPRDNTHFRVMLLASGGHFAGCVFDGNSVVAHKTFHRYVIRAKAGKKQSSKDASGKIAHSAGASIRRHNELALKKDIRELLAAWKPYFEASSCIFIHAPSDNRQLLFEGETPYFSCQKSAIRRIPLTVRRPTFKEAKRLYNILTQVSPEPNEETVPISKEDSRTTNTHTDLPNSSKTNVRNHTEVGEASIVNSMEDLVISSGNGSKAILVSTPLHEAAKDGNVEKVLELLEQGSDPCVVDERGKTPYMLATEKEVRNTFRRFMALNLDKWDWHAAKVPSPLTKEMEESQNAKQAEKDAKRKARAKELKKARKAREKKAEAEAAQSQNTSSTQSQSITPRMTKEEELKRAQDEEREKRAAAAERRIAALQSQKNTATSSSDSLCSYCQVSLAGKVPFHRYNYKYCSTSCMHVHREILEDE; this is encoded by the exons ATGAATACGGCACCGGAGCTTACTTCCGGCCGCCGTGCCACCGCCGTCAGTTCAGAGCAACATACTCAACCTAAAAGGATATTCCGTTCGATCTTCGAACTTCCGTCGGATTTCTTCGATTCATGCCGCCTCCTTGAATCTTCTTCAACCGCTTTGATTCCTGAACTCGCAACAACTGCCACTATTAATAAGGAAAATAACCTAGAAGAAGAAGACGAATCGACGAAGGATAAAAGTGTCAGTTCTAGTGAGAAATGGACGTGTAATACTTGTAAATCCAGTTTCGAGTCGCTTCTAGATCAACGCTCTCATTTCAAGTCCGATTTTCATCGAATCAAT GTAAAACTCACGGTTGCTGGAAAGGATACTGTGAAAGAGGATGATTTCGATGAATGGACATCAGATTCGTTGGTTAAAGATTTCGATATATCAAGTATATCAGGCTCTGAAGATGAAGATGACAGAGAAACTAGCCTCCGCAATGATACGAATAAGGAATTGTTGGGAAGTAATAAAAGGAAGATTTTTGTACAATTATCAAATGGAGAAATAGTTTCGTTATGGAAAAGCTTATTTCTAGATGATACTGTGAAAATTATTTTTGAACATAGTAAATCCAGTACCATGTTGGATGATGTCTTGCCATGTGTTACAGAGAGAGAAATGACTGTGAGACTGCGTTATGTGGCTCATGAACCTAGGGATAATACCCATTTTAGAGTGATGTTGCTTGCTAGTGGTGGACATTTTGCTGGTTGTGTCTTTGACGGAAACTCTGTTGTGGCCCATAAAACATTCCACAG ATATGTCATAAGGGCCAAGGCTGGTAAAAAGCAGTCATCAAAAGATGCCAGTGGTAAAATTGCACATTCTGCAGGAGCTTCAATACGCCGACACAACGAGCTTGCTCTAAAGAAG GATATTCGAGAATTACTCGCAGCCTGGAAGCCTTATTTTGAAGCTTCCTCTTGCATCTTCATTCATGCTCCATCAGACAACCGCCAACTGCTATTTGAAGGTGAAACTCCGTACTTTAGTTGTCAGAAAAGCGCCATTAGACGCATCCCTTTGACTGTTCGTAGACCAACATTCAAGGAAGCTAAGCGACTGTATAACATATTGACACAAGTGTCCCCCGAACCAAATGAAGAAACAGTTCCTATTAGTAAGGAAGATTCCAGAACTACAAATACACACACGGACTTACCAAATTCTAGCAAAACAAATGTGCGCAATCATACGGAAGTTGGTGAAGCTAGTATAGTTAATAGTATGGAAGATTTGGTTATATCGAGTGGTAACGGGAGTAAAGCAATTCTTGTATCGACACCTTTACATGAAGCAGCGAAGGATGGGAATGTAGAGAAAGTTTTGGAACTGCTTGAACAAGGTTCGGATCCGTGCGTTGTAGATGAAAGGGGGAAGACGCCGTATATGCTTGCTACTGAAAAAGAAGTTAGAAACACGTTTAGAAGGTTTATGGCTTTGAACCTTGATAAGTGGGATTGGCACGCAGCTAAAGTTCCCAGTCCGTTAACAAAAGAAATGGAGGAATCTCAGAATGCTAAGCAG GCAGAGAAGGATGCAAAAAGGAAAGCAAGAGCAAAAGAGCTGAAGAAGGCAAGGAAAGCTAGAGAAAAGAAGGCTGAG GCAGAGGCGGCTCAGTCACAGAATACTTCATCAACTCAATCACAATCCATCACACCACGGATGACTAAAGAG GAGGAACTAAAACGAGCACAAGATGAAGAGagggagaaaagagctgctgctGCGGAGAGGAGAATAGCAGCTCTTCAATCACAGAAAAACACTGCCACGTCATCATCAGACAGCTTATGTTCATATTGCCAAGTGTCGTTGGCAGGTAAAGTTCCGTTTCATAGGTACAATTATAAATACTGCTCCACATCATGCATGCATGTTCACAGAGAGATCCTCGAGGATGAATAA